Genomic window (Spirosoma sp. KCTC 42546):
CGGAGTTAGGGTGACATATACGGGAACACCCCCATTTAGGTCGATGGCGGGTACGTAACTATCATAAGCGGGTTCAAACACCAGCACTTCATCCCCCGGTCGGACCACCGCCGTTACAGCGGCAAAGATGGCTTCGGTGGCGCCGGATGTAATCGTAATTTCGGTTTCGGGATCGTAACTGACCCCATACTGATCAGTCGTTTTCCGGGCCAGTGCTTCCCGCAAAGCCGGAACGCCCGTCATGGGCGCGTATTGATTAAAGCCTTTCCGCAAATACTGTTCAACCAGCGACACCAGTTTGGGCGAGCAATCGAAGCCCGGAAACCCCTGCGACAGGTTAATGGCACCAGTTTCGGTCGCCAGTTTCGACATAACCGTAAAAATCGTCGTGCCTACGTTAGGCAGTTTCGACGCAAGGCTGGACAGCGTAGATAGGTGGTTGGTCATTAATTGTCATTCTTGGTCATTGGTGGTCATCACTGGTCATTGATAGTAAAGCGATTTAGCGCAAATGACTATCAATGACAACCTATCTATAACAGATCGCTTAGCGATAATTTGTCAATATAGGGCTCAAGTTCGTTTGTATCAGTCAGAACGCGCACCAAGTTAACACTGTACTGCCGCTGGCAAATCCACATCTCCACAAAAAAGGTATTGACGGCAACTAAATGCAGCCAAAAACCGGGAATTCTCCGGGCTTCGAGTAGAATGCCCCGTTGCCAGATCAGGTTTAACTGATCCTGGTAGGCCAGACTATGAAAGAAGTCCGCTCCATTAGCGTCGAGATTAGGCTGCATATACTCAGTGGTCCCCGTAGCGTTTTTCACCCGCTGTAACGGCCAGAGCCAGTTTATTCTGCTTGGGTGGCAGTGGGCAGGTAGCAAATGTTGTGAAAGCACAGGGCGGGTTGATGGCCTGATTGAAATCGAGCGTGGTTGTGCCATCGGGACCCGCTTTATCGGCATACAGGAAGCGGCCTGCCCCATAGGTATCATGGGTATTGGTGGGATCACCAAATAAAATAAACAGCTTCTCCCCTTCACCAGCGGCATCCAGGCGGTAGGTTTTTCCTCCTCGCTCAAAAACGAGTGTCCCGGCCAGTGGGTATTGCGACAACTGTCCAATCACATCCATGATGGGAATAGTTTTGGGCTCCGATGGCACTTCCAGCCGGGCTTTAAGTCGCCAGGTTTCATCTACCGGAAAGCGGTCTATTCCATGAAATTCGTTCAGGGCCGGGCTTTCCAGATCACGCAGACGAACCCCGTATTTATTACCTCGTTTAATAATGAACCAACGAAGTGACCCATGTTGCAGAGTTACCGGCTTTTTGCTTTCTGGCGAAAAGATCGTTTCTGTCGTAAGCAATGGTTCTGGCTTTACAGAAGAGCCATCGGTTGACTGGCCTAATCGGTCGGCGAGTACAGCGGCTCCCGGCGCGGGCGTGAAGAATACCGTTCCATTTGTAAGCTGAAAGGTGCCTACTTGTTCGGGTGCCTTTCCCGATGGAAACGTAATGTCATTACCCGTATCGCTACCTACCTTATTCGCTCCTTCCTTAAGCCAGTACAGGCCCGCTACATTCAGCCAGCCCGATTCGCTTTTGAGTGATTTCACCCGTTTTTGATGCCACTCCTCTAGTTGTACTTTGTAGGATGGGCCGTCCGAAACCCGCCAGCCTACCGAGGTCAGCATAGCCAGTAACCACAGTCCGAAAAAACTGCCCGAGTAGATGTTCAGAGGGCCGATAGAAGAATCCGTGCGTTTCATAGTGAGGAACCGTATACCAATTGAAAATACCGTTTTTGAATACCTGAGAAGTATGCCCAGAGCGACAGGGCGCCGATATAGCCCAACACTAGGAGCATGGGATAACCTAACACACTATATAAAGCCAGCCAAAGCACCATCACTCGCCCAATTTCAAGGTATAACACCCATTGCCGCTGTTCGAGTAAGGCACCACAATTGACTAACGTAAGCAGAATAAATAAGGCTGTCAAAAACTGAAGATAGCCCGGTACGTACGATTCGATCAGCAGAAAGCCGAACAGAATCAGCAACGTGCCCGCCATCTGTCCGATCACGTAGCCTTTAAACCGGCGTCTTTTCGTATGTACGGCGGTACGGCTGGCCGCATCAGCGGATAAAAACCGACGTTCCAACTCATCCCGTATACCAGGATCGACCGAATCAGGTCGGCCAAACAGCACACGTAGTTTTCCTGACCAGCCAGTTTGCCGCCTGGCCGCTACCAATACTTCGAGAAGTCCATGAAAATGCTGCCATAAAAAACTATGGCTGTTCAGTTGCTTAGTCAATCCATACACCGGCTCTGTCTGCTCTTCCATAAACGTGCCAAATAGTTTATCCCAGATGATAAGCACATCACCGTAGTTTTTATCCAGGTATTCGGGGTTGCTGGCATGATGCACCCGGTGGTGCGAAGGTGTTACCAACACATACTCAAGCCAGCCCAATTTACCGATTGTGCGGGTGTGGATAAAAAATGGATATAGCCCGTGAATTAGAAGAACCGTTGTAATCATCTCCGCCGGAAAGCCAATGACGGGCAATATTGACCAGAAGCCTGTGCGGACAATGGCCTGAAACACCGTAATCCGGGCCGAAACCGTATAATTGAAATCTTCACTCTGATGATGAACCACATGAACGGCCCAGAGCACGTTTATTTCGTGCGCCAGCCGGTGATACCAATACCAGACAAAGTCCGTTGCGATGAACAGGCCAATCCAGCCCCATGCATTCGCCCGAATATCGAGAAGTGCATAGTGGCGATGCAGGTAGTCATACACGAAATAAAACAGCCCAACCGTGAAACTATCCAACAGCCGCTCGGCAATACCCACATTGAGGTTCGCAACAGCGTTATTAAACTGGAAATAGTTTTTCTTCTGCGCTTTTGCAACAAGGTATTCCGCACCCATAAGGAGCAGAAATAGAGGAACCGCAAAAGCAAGCCAATTCAACTGCATGGGTATCTTAGTTCTGGATTCTAGCAGCAAAACGATGGTAGAAAGGCGTTTTGCTGGATGCACTTTTTGGCTGGTAATCGCCCGTGATAATGGGAATGTACATAACCCGACGGCGGCTTTCAGCGCCCAGTTTAGGCGATTGCTCCACCCGATGCCACAGACTGCCATTATGAATGGTTAGATCCCCCGCTTCAATATCGAATCCAACTTCGCGCGGATCGGGACGGTGATCGATAAACTGACGCTTACGAAACAAAGTCATCAGTGTATTTTGCTTATGCGTGCCAGGCAACACGCGCAGGCCACCATTGCTCTTTGGGCAATCATCCAGATGCAATCCTACATTCAGCATAGGACGGATGCGATGCCCCAGGAATAAATCGCGCGGGCTATCGGTATGCCAGCCCATGCGCGAGAAATTACTCTCGGGTGTGCGTACATAGTGATTGACCACCAGACCGTCTTTCTCGATTTCGTTAATGCGGCCATCGTAGGGTTGTAGGAGTGCCGTTAATGCCTGTAGTCGATCATCCTGCAGAAATTCACTCAGAATGGGACTAAACAACGAGGTGAAGGCAAACCGCTGTACAATCGTTTGCCCATTTTCATCTCGGCCGAATTTCAGGGGAGTTCCATTGATTTTATCTACCTTCTCCGCCAGCCAATTCGCTTCAACGCGCTGTAACTCCTTCAGGAAAAGCTGCACTACGTCACGACTAACAAAGTTTTTAATATGCAGAAAGCCGTTTTTTTCAAAAAAGGCCGTTTGATCAGCGGTCAGCGCTCCCGCTGATTGATTAGCAACTGGGTGTTCGGTGAGTACCATTGATGTAAACTGTTGGTCTAATTTCACATTCAACTATTTACTATATAGAATAAGTATAGTAAATTTGATAATGAAAAGCAAACTATCGTTTGCTATGCACTATAGATAAGTAATTATACTTATCTATTTTCTTTTATTAATCAGTAAGAGCTGAAAGCCTTTCATTGTATTGGTAGTTCAGCCCCTGCTTAAACTCCTTGTTAGAACGCAAACGTATTAGTTGTTTACGGCTACCAATCAGGCAATTACCGGCTAAAGGAGCTACCTGAAATCTAAAAAACAGGACTACCCCTTTAGATTGATGGACAAAGGTGAATATCGTTTTTCAGTATTCCAAATTTTTTTGAGTTGATTCTAAAATGGATAGTAGAAAGTGTCATATTCACACTTTAGTTTGCTAATAATTAAAAAAAGATTTTTTTGGCTTTTTCAGATACAGAACTTTAAAATAAACTTACTTGCCATAATGAAACACAATTTACGAATGAAGGTTAGGGCCTGTTGCTTTTTCCTATGGGCTGCCTTCCTGATCACACATGTGGCCCAGGCGCAGGATCGCCGGGTAACGGGCCGCGTTCTCTCCAGCAAAGACCAGCAACCCATTCCGGGCGTCAATATTCTGGTCAAAGACACGCAGTTGGGTACCACTACCGATGGGAATGGTAGCTTCTCGCTGAATGTTGCACCGAATGTTACGCTGGTTTTCAGTTCCATTGGCTTCGCGGGTCAAACATTGGCCATTGGCAATCAAACGCAATTGACGGTTACTCTTCAAGAGGCTGAACAAAGCCTGGGAGAAGTGGTTGTAACTGCCCTGGGTATCAAAAAAGAAGCAAAACGCTTAGGGTATGCCACCGCTATTGTAAACCCCGAACAGGTTACTACCAACCGGTCGGTTAACTTTATCAATGCGCTTCAGGGCAAAATTGCGGGGGTTAACATTAGTAGTCTTGGCACGGGTGCAGCTGGTTCCAGCAAAATCCGTATCCGGGGGCAGTCGTCGTTCTCGGGCCAGAACACCCCGCTCATTGTTATCAATGGTGTTCCTGTAGATAACACGAACTTTGGACAGAACAACGGCAACAACGGTAGCGATAATTCTGTTGCCAGCCGCGACCGGAACTACTCCGATGGTGGCGATGGCCTGTCATCAATTAACCCGGATGATATTGAAGGAATGACCGTTTTGAAAGGCGGTACGGCCGCAGCTCTTTACGGCTCCCGTGCTAAAGATGGGGCTATTCTGATTACGACCAAAACCAAGGGTACCGGTCAGGGGATTGGTGTAACGTACAATATGAACTACACAAATGACCACCCGCTGGATTACACGGATTACCAGTACGAATATGGTCAGGGAGAATACGGCGTTCGACCTACGGCGCCTAACCCAACCTCGGGTGTATGGAGCTTTGGCGAAAAGTTTGCGGGACAGACCCAGGTGTTATTTGGTGGCGTGACGGTACCTTATGCGCCCGTTCGGAACCGGATCAACACATTCTATCGTGATGGGTCCACCATGACTAACTCCATCGCGGTGTCAACGGGGAACGAAAAAGGCGGACTTAACCTGTCAATCTCAAACCTGGACAACAAAGGGATTACCCGCAATAACTCGTTTAATCGTAAAACCATTAATCTGGGCTTTACCTACAATCTGTCGGCTAGACTAACGGTTACGGGAACGATGAACTACTCCAATGAGTACAACAAAAACCCACCCCAAATTGCTCAGCAGGACAACAGTACACCTACCGTTATTTACACGCTGGCGAACTCCATGCCATTAGATGTACTGGAAGCGAACCAAATCAATCCGGCTACTGGTAACGAGTTCATCTATTCGCGGTTTATGAACCGAACGAATCCATACTTTGTGCTCAACAATAAATTCGAGAACATCCGTAGGGATCGTCTGTTTGGAAATATTTCAGCCCGTTATAACGTGACGGACTGGCTGTATGTTCAGGGCCGGGTAGGCCAGGATTACTGGTCAAGGGATCAGGATTATAACTTCCCAACGGGTCAGGCTTCCCTGGCTGCTGCCCCGGCTGGTTTTGTGAACGGTGCGTACGTGCAGGAAGCCCGCCGATTCCGCGAAGTCAATACGGACTTCCTGATTGGAGCCAACCATAAGTTTGGAGTATTTGGTGTTGACCTTACTTTAGGTGGAAACCAACTCTACCGTCGGAGTGATCTGAACAGTGTTCTGGCTACCGACTTCGTGGTTCGGGGTTTGTATGTTCCGCAAAACGGACGGGTAAAAGACCCAACCTATGGTCTGAGCGAACGCAAAGTTAACTCACTTTATGCCGCAGCTGAATTTTCCTATAAGGACTTCCTGTATTTGAACGGAACAGTCCGAAATGACTGGTTCTCGACCCTGGCCCCAGCAAACCGAAGCATTCTGTATCCTTCGTTAACCGGTAGCTTCGTCTTTTCCCAAGCCTTTAATAACTTACCTTCCTGGTTGAACTTCGGTAAGTTGCGGGCAGCTTACGCCGAAGTAGGTAGCGATGGTGACGTAGCCCCCTACTCGAACAACCTGTTCTATGCGGTTAATGCCAACCTCTTCCCAAACCCAGCTGGCCAAGGGCAGCCATTAGGCTACATTACCTCGAATACCGTGCCCAGTGCTACGCTGAAACCAAGTCGTGTAGCGGAAACCGAATTAGGTCTGGAGCTGAAACTATTCAATAACCGCGTTGGCCTGGATATAGCCGTTTATA
Coding sequences:
- a CDS encoding DUF1684 domain-containing protein, whose product is MKRTDSSIGPLNIYSGSFFGLWLLAMLTSVGWRVSDGPSYKVQLEEWHQKRVKSLKSESGWLNVAGLYWLKEGANKVGSDTGNDITFPSGKAPEQVGTFQLTNGTVFFTPAPGAAVLADRLGQSTDGSSVKPEPLLTTETIFSPESKKPVTLQHGSLRWFIIKRGNKYGVRLRDLESPALNEFHGIDRFPVDETWRLKARLEVPSEPKTIPIMDVIGQLSQYPLAGTLVFERGGKTYRLDAAGEGEKLFILFGDPTNTHDTYGAGRFLYADKAGPDGTTTLDFNQAINPPCAFTTFATCPLPPKQNKLALAVTAGEKRYGDH
- a CDS encoding sterol desaturase family protein yields the protein MQLNWLAFAVPLFLLLMGAEYLVAKAQKKNYFQFNNAVANLNVGIAERLLDSFTVGLFYFVYDYLHRHYALLDIRANAWGWIGLFIATDFVWYWYHRLAHEINVLWAVHVVHHQSEDFNYTVSARITVFQAIVRTGFWSILPVIGFPAEMITTVLLIHGLYPFFIHTRTIGKLGWLEYVLVTPSHHRVHHASNPEYLDKNYGDVLIIWDKLFGTFMEEQTEPVYGLTKQLNSHSFLWQHFHGLLEVLVAARRQTGWSGKLRVLFGRPDSVDPGIRDELERRFLSADAASRTAVHTKRRRFKGYVIGQMAGTLLILFGFLLIESYVPGYLQFLTALFILLTLVNCGALLEQRQWVLYLEIGRVMVLWLALYSVLGYPMLLVLGYIGALSLWAYFSGIQKRYFQLVYGSSL
- a CDS encoding phytanoyl-CoA dioxygenase family protein; protein product: MVLTEHPVANQSAGALTADQTAFFEKNGFLHIKNFVSRDVVQLFLKELQRVEANWLAEKVDKINGTPLKFGRDENGQTIVQRFAFTSLFSPILSEFLQDDRLQALTALLQPYDGRINEIEKDGLVVNHYVRTPESNFSRMGWHTDSPRDLFLGHRIRPMLNVGLHLDDCPKSNGGLRVLPGTHKQNTLMTLFRKRQFIDHRPDPREVGFDIEAGDLTIHNGSLWHRVEQSPKLGAESRRRVMYIPIITGDYQPKSASSKTPFYHRFAARIQN
- a CDS encoding SusC/RagA family TonB-linked outer membrane protein, with product MKHNLRMKVRACCFFLWAAFLITHVAQAQDRRVTGRVLSSKDQQPIPGVNILVKDTQLGTTTDGNGSFSLNVAPNVTLVFSSIGFAGQTLAIGNQTQLTVTLQEAEQSLGEVVVTALGIKKEAKRLGYATAIVNPEQVTTNRSVNFINALQGKIAGVNISSLGTGAAGSSKIRIRGQSSFSGQNTPLIVINGVPVDNTNFGQNNGNNGSDNSVASRDRNYSDGGDGLSSINPDDIEGMTVLKGGTAAALYGSRAKDGAILITTKTKGTGQGIGVTYNMNYTNDHPLDYTDYQYEYGQGEYGVRPTAPNPTSGVWSFGEKFAGQTQVLFGGVTVPYAPVRNRINTFYRDGSTMTNSIAVSTGNEKGGLNLSISNLDNKGITRNNSFNRKTINLGFTYNLSARLTVTGTMNYSNEYNKNPPQIAQQDNSTPTVIYTLANSMPLDVLEANQINPATGNEFIYSRFMNRTNPYFVLNNKFENIRRDRLFGNISARYNVTDWLYVQGRVGQDYWSRDQDYNFPTGQASLAAAPAGFVNGAYVQEARRFREVNTDFLIGANHKFGVFGVDLTLGGNQLYRRSDLNSVLATDFVVRGLYVPQNGRVKDPTYGLSERKVNSLYAAAEFSYKDFLYLNGTVRNDWFSTLAPANRSILYPSLTGSFVFSQAFNNLPSWLNFGKLRAAYAEVGSDGDVAPYSNNLFYAVNANLFPNPAGQGQPLGYITSNTVPSATLKPSRVAETELGLELKLFNNRVGLDIAVYNKITSDQIVAKQSSDASGYTSSLINSGQSRNQGIEVLLNLSPVKTKDFSWDVTLNGSYNQTKLLRLITDDDGTPGKDYNNDKQAEQIVVGTGIYVGELRQVVGQQLGQLYTYGYKRNAQGQLINGTDGLPVRTDAPISFGSALPRFVGGITNGFNYKGLSLSVLIDFKLGGKMISGTNLNAFRHGLQKETLVGRGEADNKMVGPGVNEKGEVNAVRAFVQDYYSVGRSKSLGEQVVYDAGLWKLRQISLGYDFTKLLPKTLFIKGVRLSAVANNVAILKKWVPNIDPEQFGFSSDNLVGLESTGLPTTRSVGFNLNVKF